In Humulus lupulus chromosome 7, drHumLupu1.1, whole genome shotgun sequence, the following are encoded in one genomic region:
- the LOC133792618 gene encoding DNA glycosylase/AP lyase ROS1-like, which produces MAENQSTNVPQYEHSGAIVSYVGLPEKKIEKESALVPHTKNGTHVPFQGELSVVKKSKKQLLLELHSQGVNSWKLQLKDFSKMGEQNEEMWEDERRVFRERIGAFISRMHLILGDRTFSEWKGSVVDSVVGVFLTQNVSDNLSSSAFMSLVAKFSSSYGSSSENTTTVKFLEGPQQLSDKNIANDEPRSLADETVEEQDYMLPTDEKNIEKKKKKVNGIDWDAMAKRYCKNIEGEKKEGDHNETNWDQMKRQYHVDGPRNSHHKDSVDWNAVRLAHPSEVADAIKERGQHNIIALRIQQLLNRVLKLHGSLDLEWLRHAPPEKVKQYLLEFHGLGLKSVECIRLLALQHVAFPVDTNVGRIAVRLGWVPLEPLPEELQIHLLQQFPIMDSIQKYLWPRLQTMDQQTLYQLHYHLITFGKVYCTKRNPNCNACPMRGECRHFASAYASARHALPRPEKKEKESSASPTVAANGLGLSTNSVPPPLLLENKQYSKPDQICEPIIEEPSSPEPERPQLEEIDIEDYFRETEEDDNDIPTLNLSNGMSRISQDELCMDMKKIICQDNEESRAIVVLPPEVTTYPVPKLKSISRLRTKHLVYELPDPHPLLIGLDKRDYNDPSPYLLAIWTPDEIVNSSQPSVSTNSQQENVETIPGTILIPCRTANKGSFPLNGTYFQTNEVFADHESSHHPIDVPRSWLWNLSRRLVYFGTSTSAIFRGLSTEEIQHCFWRGSLCVRAYDRKTGCPRPLAPRFHMSTAHVVKDKTKAKEAKTKTMDDE; this is translated from the exons ATGGCAGAAAACCAAAGTACAAATGTTCCTCAGTATGAGCATAGTGGTGCAATAGTCTCGTATGTAGGACTTCCAGAGAAAAAAATCGAAAAGGAAAGTGCGCTCGTTCCTCACACTAAGAATGGAACTCATGTTCCTTTTCAGGGAGAACTTTCTGTTGTCAAGAAAAGCAAAAAACAACTTTTGCTTGAATTACACTCTCAGGGAGTCAATTCTTGGAAGCTGCAATTGAAAGACTTTAGTAAGATGGGTGAACAAAATGAGGAAATGTGGGAGGATGAAAGAAGAGTGTTTCGAGAACGGATTGGTGCATTTATTTCTCGAATGCATTTAATTTTAG GTGATAGGACATTCTCAGAGTGGAAAGGTTCAGTGGTGGACTCTGTGGTTGGAGTTTTCTTAACTCAGAATGTCTCAGACAATCTTTCAAG CTCTGCCTTCATGTCACTTGTTGCAAAATTTTCCTCTTCATATGGAAGTAGTAGCGAGAATACAACAACTGTCAAATTTTTAGAAGGTCCACAGCAGCTTTCGGATAAAAATATCGCCAACGATGAGCCTAGGAGCTTAGCTGATGAAACAGTAGAAGAACAAGATTACATGCTGCCTACAGATGAGAAAAacatagagaagaaaaagaagaaagtaaACGGCATTGATTGGGATGCAATGGCGAAAAGATATTGTAAGAATATAgagggagaaaagaaggaaggtGATCATAATGAAACTAATTGGGACCAAATGAAGAGACAATACCATGTTGATGGACCAAGAAATAGTCATCACAAGGATTCTGTGGATTGGAATGCTGTAAGGCTGGCGCATCCTAGTGAGGTTGCAGACGCAATCAAAGAGCGCGGCCAGCATAATATCATCGCATTACGAATTCAG CAACTTCTTAATCGAGTTCTTAAACTACATGGGAGCCTTGACTTAGAATGGCTAAGACATGCTCCTCCTGAGAAAGTAAA GCAATACCTCTTAGAATTCCATGGACTTGGTTTAAAAAGTGTGGAGTGCATACGACTTCTTGCACTTCAGCATGTAGCCTTCCCG GTGGATACAAATGTTGGTCGAATAGCCGTTCGTCTAGGGTGGGTTCCTCTTGAGCCATTACCTGAGGAGCTTCAGATACATCTCTTGCAGCA GTTTCCGATAATGGATTCGATTCAGAAGTATCTCTGGCCAAGACTACAGACCATGGACCAACAAACACT ATATCAACTACATTATCATCTGATAACCTTTGGAAAG GTTTATTGCACAAAGAGAAATCCAAACTGCAATGCTTGTCCAATGAGAGGGGAGTGTAGGCACTTCGCTAGTGCATATGCAAG TGCAAGGCATGCCCTGCCAAGGccggaaaagaaagaaaaagaaagctcAGCATCTCCAACAGTGGCTGCCAATGGCCTCGGCCTCTCAACAAACTCAGTACCACCACCGTTACTTCTTGAAAACAAGCAATATTCAAAACCAGATCAAATTTGTGAACCTATCATTGAAGAGCCTTCATCACCGGAGCCTGAGCGTCCACAATTAGAAGAAATTGATATTGAAGATTATTTTCGTGAGACCGAAGAAGACGACAATGATATTCCTACACTCAATCTCAGTAATGGAATGAGCAGAATCAGCCAAGATGAACTTTGTATGGATATGAAGAAGATAATATGTCAAGACAATGAAGAATCAAGAGCTATAGTTGTTTTGCCACCTGAAGTTACTACCTACCCTGTTCCGAAATTGAAATCTATCAGCCGTTTAAGAACAAAGCACCTAGT CTATGAACTTCCAGATCCACATCCTCTTTTAATAGGG CTAGACAAGCGAGATTACAATGATCCTAGTCCATACCTTCTTGCCATATGGACACCAG ATGAAATTGTAAACTCGTCTCAGCCATCTGTAAGCACTAATTCTCAGCAAGAAAATGTGGAGACGATTCCTGGAACAATTTTG ATACCTTGTCGAACGGCAAATAAAGGAAGCTTTCCGCTGAATGGTACATATTTTCAAACAAATGAG GTATTTGCTGATCATGAATCTAGTCACCATCCAATTGATGTTCCTAGGTCATGGTTATGGAACTTAAGTAGGCGATTGGTTTACTTTGGTACCTCAACTAGTGCAATTTTTAGAG GCTTGTCAACAGAAGAAATTCAGCACTGTTTCTGGCGAG GGTCACTTTGTGTGAGAGCATATGATAGAAAAACGGGCTGTCCTAGACCTCTTGCCCCAAGATTCCACATGTCAACAGCCCATGTTGTGAAAGACAAAACCAAAGCCAAAGaggcaaaaacaaaaacaatggatgatgagTAG